From the Leptotrichia sp. oral taxon 221 genome, one window contains:
- a CDS encoding DUF4299 family protein, with protein MSISFYVKNKKKFLGYKSVLNVETALSLLDKELYTYNTGNIDINDLLLSPVSNYQCLLIGDGKESSRGFELSYDTKYNNYVVRIFTPSSREDWILALEYIKALAKEFDSEILNERGEVYTAGNINKFDYESDILYGIKVITENIKSGESDTYVIFGTTRPVSFNEEMVDEINNSNNPIDTFSRIVRNIQNLDAYSANQRFYKNDEDERIMGAYSLTENVRTILPYKPSVEFHNLDIVKNDDIAFWNIGFVTIDGDENDPNSYQVIGQLDYNDFIKKLPKDKYRFIDASYILVEPLSKEEILGFLEISVN; from the coding sequence ATGAGTATAAGTTTTTATGTGAAAAACAAGAAAAAATTTTTAGGTTATAAATCCGTTTTAAATGTTGAAACTGCATTGAGTTTACTTGATAAGGAGCTTTATACCTACAATACTGGAAATATTGATATTAATGATTTGCTGTTATCTCCAGTTTCTAATTATCAGTGTCTTTTAATAGGAGATGGCAAGGAAAGTTCAAGAGGATTTGAATTATCTTATGATACAAAATATAATAATTATGTTGTAAGGATTTTTACGCCATCATCTAGGGAAGATTGGATTTTGGCGTTGGAATATATAAAAGCGTTGGCTAAAGAATTTGATTCGGAGATTTTGAATGAGAGAGGTGAAGTTTATACTGCTGGTAACATTAATAAATTTGACTATGAATCAGATATACTTTATGGAATAAAAGTAATTACAGAAAATATAAAAAGTGGAGAATCAGATACTTATGTTATTTTTGGTACAACTAGACCTGTTTCTTTCAATGAAGAAATGGTAGATGAAATAAATAATTCAAATAATCCCATAGATACTTTTTCAAGAATAGTAAGAAACATTCAAAATTTAGATGCTTATTCGGCAAATCAACGTTTTTATAAAAATGATGAAGATGAAAGAATTATGGGAGCTTATAGTCTGACAGAAAATGTTAGAACAATTCTTCCTTATAAACCTAGCGTTGAATTTCATAATTTAGATATCGTTAAAAATGATGATATAGCTTTTTGGAATATAGGTTTCGTTACTATTGATGGAGATGAAAATGACCCAAACAGTTATCAGGTTATTGGTCAATTAGATTATAATGATTTTATAAAAAAATTACCAAAAGATAAGTATCGTTTTATTGACGCTTCATACATTCTTGTTGAACCATTAAGTAAAGAAGAAATTTTAGGATTTTTGGAAATATCTGTTAATTAG
- a CDS encoding RNA polymerase subunit sigma yields MNIETAQICNIVLSTKSALKKRNRIRYKPIYYEKKVEFIFFNNKKYKAKSVEEWFDYCIDRGLQNIKFLIPLPIKDSNFLNFTNISQASIVCFFDNKLVTYFTPKWEDYNNEWYIIYTEHEWEPPLKAKPKFYDNTEDFKDVLNRIAILADKIDFQNFGNIFRKAISILNGEEIENIQKTFYGIYFSELPKINKLLFYASDISDVFGGMGSWNDSPPYYAHEKGLESEYDNLTEELLTQIRLALLYSVNEW; encoded by the coding sequence ATGAATATAGAAACAGCACAAATATGTAATATTGTATTGTCCACTAAAAGTGCTTTGAAAAAAAGAAATAGGATTAGATATAAGCCCATATATTATGAAAAAAAAGTTGAATTTATATTTTTTAATAATAAAAAATATAAAGCTAAAAGTGTTGAGGAATGGTTTGATTATTGTATTGATAGAGGATTACAAAATATTAAGTTCTTAATTCCTCTACCTATAAAAGATAGTAATTTTCTTAATTTTACTAATATAAGTCAAGCTAGTATAGTCTGCTTTTTTGACAATAAATTAGTTACTTATTTTACTCCAAAATGGGAAGATTACAATAATGAATGGTACATTATTTACACAGAACATGAATGGGAACCTCCTCTAAAAGCAAAACCTAAATTTTATGATAATACAGAAGATTTTAAAGATGTATTGAATAGAATAGCAATTTTAGCTGATAAAATTGATTTTCAAAATTTTGGAAATATCTTTAGAAAAGCTATTAGTATTTTAAATGGCGAAGAGATTGAAAATATACAAAAAACTTTTTATGGAATATATTTTTCTGAATTACCCAAAATTAATAAACTCCTTTTTTATGCCTCAGATATTTCTGACGTTTTTGGCGGAATGGGTTCCTGGAATGACAGCCCTCCTTATTATGCACACGAAAAAGGGCTTGAAAGTGAATATGACAATCTTACGGAAGAACTTTTGACACAAATTAGGCTTGCTCTTTTATATTCTGTAAATGAATGGTAA
- a CDS encoding esterase, protein MKKLNFKIEEKECILYTNENKKTEYILIQPVDEHDMQLLDNEVKYISENTDKSFSLAAFKIEDWNSELTPWEMPLLRGKGNFGDGAGKTLEFIKEKLIPNLVKLMNIQENNVKYVLGGYSLAGLFSLWCGYQTDIFAGVVGASPSVWYKDWIKFVKNNEILVKNVYLSLGDLEEKTKHQVLSKIGDNIREYFEILRNSEDLEKCVLEWNEGNHFRDSDVRTGKGFAWILRNV, encoded by the coding sequence ATGAAAAAATTAAATTTCAAAATAGAAGAAAAAGAATGTATTTTATATACAAATGAAAATAAAAAGACAGAATATATTTTAATACAGCCTGTTGATGAGCATGATATGCAACTTTTAGACAATGAAGTGAAATATATTTCTGAAAATACAGATAAAAGTTTTAGCTTGGCAGCTTTCAAAATAGAAGACTGGAATAGTGAGCTGACACCTTGGGAAATGCCGCTTCTTCGTGGAAAAGGAAATTTTGGCGATGGAGCTGGTAAAACATTAGAGTTTATAAAGGAAAAATTGATTCCAAATTTGGTAAAACTTATGAATATTCAAGAAAATAATGTGAAATATGTTTTAGGAGGATATTCACTTGCGGGATTATTTTCGTTGTGGTGTGGGTATCAGACAGATATTTTTGCAGGAGTTGTTGGAGCTTCACCATCAGTTTGGTATAAAGATTGGATTAAGTTTGTGAAAAATAATGAAATTTTGGTAAAAAATGTTTATTTGAGTCTTGGAGATTTGGAGGAAAAGACTAAACATCAGGTTTTATCAAAGATTGGGGATAATATAAGGGAATATTTTGAGATTTTGAGAAATTCTGAAGATTTGGAAAAATGTGTCTTGGAATGGAATGAGGGAAATCATTTTAGAGATTCGGATGTGCGGACTGGGAAAGGGTTTGCTTGGATTTTGAGAAATGTTTGA
- a CDS encoding tannase/feruloyl esterase family alpha/beta hydrolase, with product MKKLKIVLTALLATAISVTAFAQKLNNQKSQVKKINSEVPKVATKEQCENLKNIKIYQTNIISTEWKEEGPLEEDENARFSGSSTAKASAPAHCVVRGEIEKRKGADGKDYSIGFELRLPSKWNNKFLFQGGGGLDGTVSPAVGKARPSGSTATPALTRGYAVVSTDGGHSGSRDTSFAKDQQAVLNYAFQSTGKVTNVAKQLIDEMYNLMPKHSYFMGCSNGGREAMQAAMYYPNEFDGIIAGNPGFRLSKAAIGEAWDNNQFLKYAPTDKNGNKIVADALTQEDLDAVAQGVLDRCDAKDGLKDGIINNWEKCDFKPEMVEKKIGKKKVALLNAIFNGAKNSKGKNVYASWPYDAGISTRGWRMWKHGTSKTGTPNSMNFMMGVSSLSDYYMKPAKPGMKSTEFDFDKDVAKTNEIGGLNDADKTDLSTFKARGGKMIIYEGVSDPVFSANDIRDWYKKLVENMGNVDNFVRLFMVPGMNHCGGGPAMENFDALTALEKWTENGVAPDYIVGKAGKEYPDPNKEQPLCPYPKVATYIGGDKNKASSFECK from the coding sequence ATGAAAAAATTAAAAATTGTATTGACAGCATTACTTGCGACTGCGATAAGTGTAACTGCTTTTGCACAAAAGTTGAATAATCAAAAATCGCAAGTGAAAAAAATTAATTCAGAAGTTCCAAAAGTTGCGACAAAAGAACAATGTGAAAATTTGAAAAATATTAAGATTTATCAAACGAATATTATAAGCACAGAATGGAAAGAGGAGGGGCCTCTGGAAGAAGATGAAAATGCCAGATTTAGCGGTTCCAGTACAGCTAAGGCTTCAGCTCCCGCACATTGTGTAGTTAGAGGGGAAATTGAAAAGAGAAAAGGTGCAGATGGGAAAGATTATTCGATTGGATTTGAGTTGAGACTTCCTTCGAAATGGAATAATAAATTTCTGTTTCAAGGTGGAGGAGGTCTGGATGGAACTGTTTCACCAGCAGTTGGAAAAGCTCGTCCATCAGGGTCAACAGCAACACCTGCTCTAACTCGTGGATATGCAGTTGTTAGTACTGATGGCGGACATTCAGGATCAAGAGATACAAGTTTTGCAAAAGATCAGCAGGCTGTTTTAAATTATGCATTCCAATCTACTGGAAAAGTTACAAATGTTGCAAAACAATTAATTGACGAAATGTATAATTTGATGCCAAAACACAGTTATTTTATGGGATGCTCAAATGGAGGTCGTGAAGCAATGCAGGCTGCCATGTACTATCCAAATGAGTTTGATGGAATTATAGCAGGAAATCCTGGATTTAGATTATCGAAAGCTGCGATTGGTGAAGCATGGGATAATAATCAGTTTCTGAAATATGCACCGACTGATAAAAATGGTAACAAAATAGTTGCAGATGCTTTGACGCAAGAAGATTTGGATGCTGTTGCTCAAGGTGTGCTTGACAGATGCGATGCTAAAGATGGATTGAAGGATGGAATTATAAATAATTGGGAAAAATGTGACTTTAAACCTGAAATGGTTGAGAAAAAGATAGGAAAGAAAAAAGTTGCGTTATTAAATGCAATATTCAATGGTGCGAAAAATAGTAAAGGCAAAAATGTTTATGCGTCTTGGCCTTATGATGCGGGAATAAGTACAAGAGGTTGGCGTATGTGGAAACATGGTACTTCAAAAACAGGAACACCAAATTCAATGAATTTCATGATGGGTGTGTCAAGTTTGAGTGATTATTATATGAAACCTGCAAAACCTGGAATGAAATCAACAGAATTTGATTTTGATAAGGATGTTGCCAAAACAAATGAAATTGGTGGATTAAATGATGCTGATAAAACTGATTTGTCGACATTTAAAGCTCGTGGTGGGAAAATGATTATTTATGAAGGTGTATCTGATCCAGTATTTTCTGCTAATGATATTAGAGACTGGTATAAAAAATTAGTGGAAAATATGGGAAATGTTGATAATTTTGTAAGATTATTCATGGTTCCTGGAATGAATCACTGTGGTGGAGGCCCTGCAATGGAAAACTTTGACGCATTGACAGCCCTTGAAAAATGGACAGAAAATGGTGTTGCTCCAGATTACATTGTCGGAAAAGCTGGAAAAGAATATCCAGATCCAAATAAAGAACAACCACTTTGTCCATATCCAAAGGTAGCAACTTATATTGGTGGGGACAAGAATAAGGCAAGTAGTTTTGAATGTAAATAG
- the argH gene encoding argininosuccinate lyase encodes MKKLWEGRFNKETNKLLEKFNASITFDKRMYEEDITGSIAHSRMLAKQGIIGKDEQEQIEKGLLQIKSEIENGTFEFKIEDEDIHMSIEKRLTEIIGAVAGKLHTARSRNDQVALDVRMYVRKEAKEIKKLLFHLEHTLLELSEKYKTTIIPGYTHLQRAQPILFSHHLMAYFQMFKRDISRIDDFLVRIDELPLGAGALAGTTFNLDRHFVAEQLGFSKPTENSLDSVSDRDFIIELAMIISVISMHLSRFSEEVIIWCTSEFSFIQLDDSFATGSSIMPQKKNPDIAELVRGKTGRIYGNLMGILTTMKALPLAYNKDMQEDKEGIFDSIDNIKLSIEIFYSMLATISVNEEKILKSMRAGFLNATDVADYLAKHNVPFRQAHKIVGEIVSYCENKNIAIDDMSLDEFHNFSKVFGDDILSEITIENCVNKRNSFGGTSVKNVEMQIENAKKFLDVE; translated from the coding sequence ATGAAAAAATTATGGGAAGGACGTTTTAATAAGGAAACTAATAAATTATTAGAAAAGTTTAATGCGTCGATTACTTTTGATAAAAGAATGTATGAAGAAGATATAACAGGAAGTATCGCTCATAGCAGAATGCTTGCTAAACAAGGAATTATTGGAAAAGATGAGCAAGAACAAATTGAAAAAGGATTGTTGCAAATCAAATCTGAAATTGAAAATGGTACTTTTGAGTTTAAAATTGAGGATGAAGATATTCATATGTCGATTGAGAAAAGATTGACTGAAATAATTGGTGCTGTAGCTGGAAAATTACATACGGCTAGAAGTAGAAATGACCAAGTTGCTTTGGATGTTAGAATGTACGTTAGAAAAGAAGCTAAAGAAATCAAAAAATTATTGTTTCATTTAGAACACACTTTATTGGAATTGTCTGAAAAATACAAAACTACTATCATTCCAGGATATACACATTTACAAAGAGCTCAACCAATTCTTTTTTCTCATCATTTGATGGCTTATTTTCAAATGTTTAAAAGAGATATTTCTAGAATTGATGATTTTTTAGTAAGAATTGATGAATTGCCACTTGGAGCTGGAGCTTTGGCAGGAACTACTTTTAATCTTGATAGACATTTTGTTGCTGAGCAATTAGGATTCTCAAAACCAACTGAAAATAGTTTAGATTCTGTAAGTGACAGAGATTTTATCATTGAATTAGCAATGATTATTTCTGTAATTTCAATGCATTTGTCAAGATTTTCTGAAGAAGTTATTATCTGGTGTACTTCAGAATTTTCATTTATTCAATTAGATGATTCATTTGCAACTGGTTCATCTATCATGCCTCAAAAGAAAAATCCTGATATTGCAGAATTAGTTAGAGGTAAAACAGGTAGAATTTACGGAAATTTAATGGGAATTTTAACTACAATGAAAGCGTTGCCTTTGGCTTATAATAAAGATATGCAAGAAGACAAAGAAGGAATTTTCGATTCGATCGACAACATTAAATTATCTATCGAAATTTTTTATTCAATGCTTGCGACTATTTCTGTAAATGAAGAAAAAATCTTAAAATCTATGAGAGCTGGTTTCTTAAATGCTACAGACGTTGCAGATTATTTAGCAAAACATAATGTTCCATTTAGACAAGCACATAAAATCGTTGGAGAAATCGTTTCTTACTGTGAAAACAAAAATATAGCAATTGACGATATGTCACTTGATGAATTCCACAATTTCTCTAAAGTTTTTGGTGATGACATTTTATCAGAAATTACTATTGAAAACTGTGTAAATAAAAGAAATTCTTTCGGTGGAACTTCTGTAAAAAATGTTGAAATGCAAATTGAAAATGCTAAGAAATTTTTGGATGTAGAATAA
- a CDS encoding pyridoxal phosphate-dependent aminotransferase has translation MYIDPIIKGIEISDIRKIHERLSAYKNVINMTIGEPDTDAPQKVKEAVAYHALNSPIKYSPVGGIPELREKIAKFYNETFGGNYKKDNVLVTVGSTEGLSSTLKTILAKGDEVLIPTPAYVGYEPLITVSQAKTIFMDLEENNFVLTEKILEKYVTEKTKLIILTYPNNPSGITLPEEEMIKIVEFLKDKEIYLLSDEIYAQIAFEKFTSFAKYSEILKEQLIVVNGFSKSHSMTGYRLGYTIASENLQSQVKKISQYTVTSASTLSQYGAIAALDYCSDTTELSEIYKKRVYYFVEELEKLGFKCLKPKGAFYVFATYKTIDKFKDVDSFDFVLDLLEKTELAIVPGVTFQVEGYLRFSIVHNLPVLEEAIARLKKYIESK, from the coding sequence ATGTATATAGATCCAATAATAAAAGGAATAGAAATATCAGATATAAGAAAAATTCATGAAAGATTGTCGGCTTATAAAAATGTTATAAATATGACAATTGGAGAGCCAGATACAGATGCACCGCAAAAGGTGAAAGAAGCAGTTGCGTATCATGCGTTAAATAGTCCTATAAAATATTCGCCAGTAGGTGGGATTCCAGAATTAAGAGAAAAAATTGCAAAATTCTATAATGAAACTTTTGGTGGAAATTATAAAAAAGATAATGTTTTAGTTACAGTTGGTTCGACTGAAGGACTTTCTTCTACGCTTAAAACAATTTTGGCAAAAGGGGATGAAGTTCTTATTCCAACACCAGCATATGTTGGGTATGAGCCATTAATTACAGTTTCACAAGCTAAAACAATTTTTATGGATTTAGAAGAAAATAATTTTGTTTTGACTGAGAAAATTTTGGAAAAATATGTTACAGAAAAAACTAAATTAATAATTTTGACTTATCCAAATAATCCTTCAGGAATAACACTTCCAGAGGAAGAAATGATAAAAATTGTTGAATTTTTGAAGGATAAAGAAATTTATCTTTTGAGTGATGAAATTTATGCTCAAATTGCATTTGAAAAATTCACTTCGTTTGCGAAATATAGTGAGATTTTGAAGGAGCAATTGATAGTTGTTAATGGTTTTTCAAAATCACATTCAATGACTGGATACAGATTAGGTTATACGATTGCCAGTGAAAATTTACAGTCACAAGTGAAAAAAATTAGTCAATATACAGTTACAAGTGCTTCGACATTGTCACAATATGGAGCAATTGCAGCATTAGATTACTGTTCAGACACGACTGAATTGTCAGAAATTTACAAAAAAAGAGTTTACTATTTTGTGGAAGAATTGGAAAAATTAGGATTTAAGTGCTTGAAGCCTAAAGGGGCATTTTATGTGTTTGCGACATATAAAACAATTGATAAGTTTAAAGATGTGGATTCTTTTGATTTTGTCTTGGATTTATTGGAAAAAACAGAATTGGCGATAGTTCCTGGGGTTACATTCCAAGTGGAAGGATATTTGAGATTTTCAATTGTGCATAACTTGCCTGTGTTGGAAGAAGCGATTGCGAGATTGAAAAAATATATTGAATCTAAATAA
- the rlmD gene encoding 23S rRNA (uracil(1939)-C(5))-methyltransferase RlmD → MENKEKKVLRKGDKMQLKIAGLNTKGRAYGFYGDDENRIFPNINAAEGQIVEGIFVKRRRKYELIRCEIIDFAGRKNAIYDEIARQNGGCNYQYYSYDEQLAMKNSNIEKEVKKIAKYDFTFEEPVRSVEVEKYRNKMEFSYGNAVKDGPMILGLHKQNSFHDIVEVDGLKLMDDNFNKIYVFCNEFSKATGLDFYHRLDHIGFFRNLVIRKADFTKQILVNMVTTTQIEDEKKLEFQKGLVEGLLALELENGFKITGILHTFNDNFSDSVVSESEEILFGKRDLEEEILGLKFKISPYSFFQTNSKTVAKLYGKVLDYLDEIEGENIHNSVVFDLFSGTGTIGQIVSKKAKQVYGIELVEEAVEKANENAKLNGIENAHFIAGDVFEKLDEFDKNGIKPDIIILDPPRAGVGEKTLNKLLKYDVKDIIYVSCNPKTFNMDLKVLQENGYELVKMVTVDMFPVTPHMEVVSRLRKGN, encoded by the coding sequence ATGGAAAATAAAGAGAAAAAAGTTTTAAGAAAAGGTGATAAAATGCAGCTGAAAATAGCAGGACTTAATACGAAAGGTCGTGCGTACGGTTTTTATGGAGATGACGAAAATCGTATTTTTCCAAATATAAATGCGGCTGAAGGGCAAATTGTTGAAGGAATTTTTGTGAAGAGAAGAAGAAAGTATGAATTGATTCGATGTGAAATTATTGATTTTGCAGGAAGAAAAAATGCGATTTATGACGAAATTGCTAGACAAAATGGTGGTTGTAATTATCAGTATTATTCATACGATGAGCAACTTGCGATGAAAAATTCTAACATTGAAAAAGAGGTGAAGAAAATTGCAAAATATGATTTTACTTTTGAAGAGCCGGTTAGAAGTGTCGAAGTAGAAAAATATCGAAATAAAATGGAATTTAGCTACGGAAATGCTGTGAAAGATGGGCCTATGATTTTGGGACTTCATAAACAAAATAGTTTTCATGATATTGTTGAAGTAGATGGATTGAAATTGATGGATGATAACTTTAATAAAATTTATGTTTTTTGTAATGAATTTTCAAAAGCGACAGGGCTGGATTTTTATCATAGATTGGATCATATTGGCTTTTTTAGGAATTTGGTTATTAGAAAAGCGGATTTTACGAAACAAATTTTAGTAAATATGGTTACGACAACTCAAATTGAAGATGAGAAAAAATTGGAATTTCAAAAAGGTTTAGTTGAAGGATTGTTGGCTTTGGAGCTTGAAAATGGGTTTAAAATAACAGGAATTTTACATACATTTAATGATAATTTTTCTGATTCGGTTGTTTCTGAAAGTGAGGAAATTCTTTTTGGAAAAAGAGATTTGGAAGAAGAAATTTTAGGATTAAAATTTAAAATTAGTCCGTACAGTTTTTTTCAAACAAATTCAAAAACAGTGGCAAAATTATACGGAAAAGTATTGGATTATTTAGATGAAATTGAAGGGGAAAACATTCATAATTCGGTTGTTTTCGATTTATTCAGTGGAACAGGTACGATTGGGCAAATTGTTTCCAAAAAGGCAAAACAAGTTTATGGAATTGAGCTTGTGGAAGAAGCTGTTGAAAAAGCTAATGAAAATGCAAAATTGAATGGTATCGAAAATGCACATTTTATCGCAGGAGATGTTTTTGAAAAATTAGATGAGTTTGATAAAAATGGAATCAAGCCAGATATTATAATTTTGGATCCACCTCGTGCAGGTGTTGGTGAAAAGACGCTTAATAAATTGCTGAAATACGATGTGAAAGATATAATTTATGTGTCTTGTAATCCAAAAACATTTAATATGGATTTGAAGGTTTTACAGGAAAATGGGTATGAATTAGTGAAAATGGTTACGGTTGATATGTTTCCAGTTACGCCACATATGGAGGTTGTGTCGAGATTAAGAAAAGGAAATTAA